caatgccaattagcactgtaacaacagagaaataatccatcaaacacaagtttccaaactttgtttttccagtttagtcGGTGAGGATGCTCTCAATGATGTAGCGGTAGAAGTTCATCAGAATCTGAGGAGAAAGATAACTTTGTTCAGTCTCCTCAAGCAGAAGAGATGCTGGTGagccttcttccttccttcttctggTGAGCCGTCGAAGTGTTGAGGGTCTGAGAGAGGTCCTCGGAGATGTGGTCAACTAGAAACCTCGGTGTTGTTGATACAGATGGGAGTATGTGTGCCCCATTCGGTCTTCATTTCCTAGCTATGGAATTTTACTATATTTCCTGCACAGCGGAGGTGATCTCTCCCATCCTGTCGACAACGCCAAATATGTGGTGGAGATATGGAGACAGCTAAGAAGCAAAAATGCTGATGGACTTGAGCTTGTGGATCTGATCAGAGAGATGTGGATCAGACTTTATTAACACAGAATAAAGCCGAGACAACTCTGTAGAAAAGTCTGTGTGGCAGTCACCAGATACCTCCGTTTATACACACCTCTGAGGGTACAAACAGGTACAAACATCATTAGTTAGGTCAATAAACATAAATCGGTATACCCTGACATTAGGTCATGATAACTGCAGACGTGCCATACAGTTGGTGAGGATGTTCTCAATGATGCAGCAGTAGGAgttcagtagttttgttgcataaacctaacaaaataattttgttgcattttgtttaaATTCTGTAGTCAGTTAAAACCAAACcatgatttgttttttactaaacctaatgaagtagtgttgttgtgtttttttttgttgttttatttgaatttacaacgttaaccacgtctTTAACAGACGCTAAAACACTGCACAGCGGTTTATACTATGAGACAACATTTTACAATCTGGAAAGTTATCACAGCGGtaatttactactactactactactttttcTTGTAATTATCGCTGGATAGAAGTACTGCAGAAATACTTGCATCACGTCACAGAGTAATGTATCACGATGGTTTTGATTGGCCATGTTGCCGGTTGACGTCATGTTGTGTTGTAGCAAAGTTTTCATTCCAATATACTCATTTGCTAACTTAAATGGCGTGGACTTTGTTAGTGAGAACACTCTCAATGGGCTTTATCTGCCCACGTTAGCAACATTTCTAACTCAACCCAAGCTCTTCAACAAGACAAGTAAAAAAGACAATTAATTTACACTCTAGTAGCAACAGAGGAGTGCGTACATTTCCTGATATTTAGAATGATTAAGGTTTTACGCACATTTCAAGATATTGAAACTAACTTTATTTTTCTGGctcatcatttttcttttatctcCATTTGCAATCAGCTATGAACACTTACAGTGTTCCCTGGACTGGCAGACTGGTGTTTCCTTCCCTCAACATCACAGTTCAATGTAGATCAGGTTCCAAAGGTCTGGTGGCCTgactttatttagttttaactAAGTCTTCCTACAGGCCTCTTTTGTTAGACATTGTTTTGGAAAATgacatcagtcagtcagtctggaATAATATTTCAGTCTCTTCTTGACCCCAATCATCAGTTtattcattataaatgtgtacATGAGTTTATTATTCACCTGGTAGACTATTTCTTCTGCTCCTATTTACATATAATATGGTATTGTCCTGCCAAAAGTACCACATGCTCACAGACAGTTTTACTTAATGAGATGTCTTTGTTTATTCTCTCCGTTAATGAAAACCGAGTAATTATTTATGGGCACAACAGCAGATTGATTGAATACATGACATCTCTGGCAGTGATGAAATATGCTGCTCATtactttatttctattatttacgTATCCAATAAACCCTCTAGGAGGAGTTAAAAAAAGTTTGCATAAAATCCATGAAAATCGGACGATATTTAAAATGGCCGACTTCCAGTTGGGCAGAGCTAATGAAAGCCAATGGGAAATACGTCTGAAATAATGAGAGCAATGTGAGTACCAACTTTCGTGAATATTGGAGCCAACTAAGGGCTTCCACGCAtcagggggcgctatggagcccgctAAACACGCATAAACCCAATCGCTGTATATTCTCCCAGTGTTCACAGGTGTTGATGTGTGCGCCAAGTTTCGTGAGTGTTGGAGTTTACCAAGGGCGTCAAATGCTAAAAGtaattagggggcgctatagagccgacgTGCCATGACCAAGCCCAGTTACACCAGCAAATCAAAATAATCACCAGTCTGAACACAGGTGCAAAATTCCCTGAGTTTTTGTggatcctaaagtcctcaaactgCTTTGTCCAACATGGCGTGCGTTTGGGGGCGCTATGTAGCCCGCCGGCCACGCCCACAGGCCAGTCACTGCAGAACTATGCAATTTTCACCAGTTCTGAACCCAATTTTTGTGAGTTTTCGTGCATCCCGAGCACCTCAAAAAAGCACCGTTGGGcccctggcactttcgtgctcgggccttAATCAGCCAAGCTATtttggattaaatgattttacccatcaacaaaaacacaattttatatTTCCCTGTACACGGAactttttaaaagataattGAGACAGTTCAATGGTAAGgcttgatttttatttattaattaatttattagacAGGGACCATACATTAGTAGGCATTGTTACACGTAATTAAAGTGCAACTGATGCAacgtatataggacttctagccgtagctaatttgcagactttgtccctggttaggcttttaagaaaaaaataaataattataatacaacatCATACATAAAgtcacataatacaacatcatatacgtatgtatgttcccaatcagtgatcacaggtttggtttagCTTCAGCCAGAgtttcaccttttcattaaatgttttcaggtcagattgtatttttatttccgtTGGTAAGGCATATTCCATTACATGTATTCCTTTTATTGAAAAAGACGACTGACCGAAGGTTGTTTATGCGCTGTGCCACTCTGCAGTTACCATTTGTTGATCCCCTGGTGGCTATTATCTATTGGTGTTTATTTTCGTGACATATGGACAAAGTACAGCTTGGGCGCAGAttgttcacacatttaaaaatgaatttgatAAAAGAGAACTTAGTTACAGAGAACCGGCCTTAAACTGGTACCTGCCTGATTTGTGCTACTATCAGTATTTGCAGAATGAACAAAAGACATCAGTGGGAAGCACCAATATAATTAGAATATTGTATTCGTTTGAATTCCATATACTAACAAATTACAAgacaaaaaataacttaaacagTCAAGTGTTTTTGAGTCCAAAGCTTAAGAGTTTAAACATTAACCGACAGCATTAATTTATCTCGAAGTCtttcaacatttaaaatgtttatcttCACTTCATGACCATTATGAACTTCATCAATACAACCAGAGATAATGTCACTCATGTTAATGTCATTACTAGTAACACAAAGGgaaaactataaataaataaagctgaaTAACATTAACTTTTGAATAACTGGTCAGCCATGACATTGGTGAAGCTGGCGATGATCTTTACTATGTGTTAGAAATCAAAACAAATCATTAAAAATACTTTTCAAGGACCAGACAACACATTGTTAAGAAGAAATGACTGTACATTATCTGTGTTAACACAACAGATCATTTAAAATGACACAACAACCTCCTCAAGTGTTTCgaaatttctgtcattttcagtCCGTATATGATTGGATTAAAGAGAGGATGATACAAAACCAGCTGTAAAGTCATTATTAAACGTGCAGTTTTGGGAAACTCAGATTCCAGTCTTAGTATGCTAATATCATAAATGCACAACAACGAAAAGCTGATTAAAACCAGCAGATGGGGTAAAcaggtctgagcagcttttctcCTGACTTCTCTACTACTTCGATAGGTTATTATGAGTATTCTTGTGTACGTAAAAAGTATGAAGAGTATcggaaaaaacacaatattgagCATAatgatcacaccaaacacagaaAGAGCTCTCGAACTCACACAGTGAAGTTTCTGAACTGAATTATTACAAAAGATTCCTTTCAGAGTAAAGTTACAGTGTTTTCTGCTCGCGCTCCACGCGGTCGACCCAGCGACCTGACACACCGGCACGAGCCACGCCAACACCAGGAAAATActgattgttgtttttctcatgaTGGTTGGATATTGAAAAGGTTTACATATAGACACGTATCTATCGTAGGCCATGGCTGACAACAGTAAGAACTCTGAACCACCTaaagagtaaaataaaaagtattgaAAGTAACACAGTGGCTGTGATATGATCTGTTTATCGGATAAAAAGTCCATCAAAAGCTTTGGGTGGATAGAAGTGCTGAAAAGAACAGAGTTGATTAACAAAGCTGCAATGAAAATGTACATAGGCTCATGGAGGTTTTGGTGAATCACTATGAGGAACACAATAGTAGAATTAAAGCAGATTATTAGAATATATGCTGTAAACATgatcacaaaataaatatatctgtatttttCCATTTCTACATACCCACTAAGAGTTATATATGTTACATTTAATTCCTCATCCATTGAGAATGTAATACCTTAATCAGTTAAACAGGCAGATAACATCACAGACATACCTAACTTACAATCAAGTAAACAAGTCTCACTGAAAATCGATTTACCATTTAGTCTGTATTTGAATGTCTTATTCATTCACAGTTACCTGACTTTAAAATGCAGTTAGATGTATTCATCTCTATAGTTCACAGTTTgagtttgtgacatgtttttatcaGATTGGTTTAACCTCCATGGATCTCATTAAACCCTTCACCTTCAATAACATATGACGAACTTGTTCAAACTCTGGAgtcctgaaaacaaaaactttgTTTCACCTGCTTTACTGGGTCATTTACCCCTCTAATGTTTTCTCACATTcattaattcacatatcttgaggtcagaggtcaagttacccctttgaaaatggctatgcgccaaaatttagcgcaagtttggagccttatttaacgtcctttgcgacaagctagtatgacatggttggttacAATggagtttcatatgatgcccaTATCtcaacccgctacaacctaaaaatctcaagttgcattaatgtgttaaagaaattagtggcgttaaaacaaatttgcgttattaaagggactgtttgtaagaaccagaaattggttgtaacagcgacacctgtggccgttaagtcaacgaaagtcagtttCCTGTCGCTCTTAATGTGAGCgtgcatccgtcaaaacagtgaggcgacacacgtcagctaaaaccacattatcactctatatttcagctgcttggcagtaatgttagctgaccagaccaaggtctgtCTTGAGAGCGAAAACgggcgcggtgtgtgagtgaaggcaggcagaggagcagagtaaagcagagactccggtcctggagaccaaagctacggtctcccccgcttcctccgaccgcggccaacaccgTTTAACAGACGGgtttcactagatacaaccaagaggtttggtgcttccgtgtagtttgtgttggagtctgagtctgaacagcttagccacacgcgagagcgcgtgggacaccgaccagcaatgatttatatgtgtaagaagttacaaacagtcccttcaactttgacagccctagttggtagatttgtatgcctccgcaacggcgggttgtccgtccatccgtctcattctcgtgaacgcaatatctcaggaacacctgaagagaatttcttcaaatttggcccaaacgtccacttggactcaaggatgaactgattagaatttggtggtcaaaggtaaAAGCTagtatgctaattatgacattatcacacaaatgtctaatagaatAAAtcgatgaagtgatgacattttggacagacatggatgtaaactgcaacttgactggttagcggaggcatacaaccgtgaggcggtaattctagttttagattaagctttattgttattgCACAGAGTACAGGTACTGAGACAATGAAATGCAGGTTAGCATTGTGGTGGAGATATGGA
This DNA window, taken from Sebastes fasciatus isolate fSebFas1 chromosome 14, fSebFas1.pri, whole genome shotgun sequence, encodes the following:
- the LOC141781970 gene encoding olfactory receptor 11A1-like → MDEELNVTYITLSGYVEMEKYRYIYFVIMFTAYILIICFNSTIVFLIVIHQNLHEPMYIFIAALLINSVLFSTSIHPKLLMDFLSDKQIISQPLCYFQYFLFYSLGGSEFLLLSAMAYDRYVSICKPFQYPTIMRKTTISIFLVLAWLVPVCQVAGSTAWSASRKHCNFTLKGIFCNNSVQKLHCVSSRALSVFGVIIMLNIVFFPILFILFTYTRILIITYRSSREVRRKAAQTCLPHLLVLISFSLLCIYDISILRLESEFPKTARLIMTLQLVLYHPLFNPIIYGLKMTEISKHLRRLLCHFK